TTGGTGGTTCAGCGGAGCCGGACGAAACCGCGAAGATCGAGGCCATCGACGCAGAAGCTGAGGAGCCGGGCGAGCCCGCGGTCGAAGAGGTAGCAGTCGAGGAGGTAGCAGTCGAGGAGGTAGCAGTCGAGGAGCCGGCGGCTGAAGTGGCCGCGGTTGAGGAGCCCGAGGCAGAGCCCGACGAGGCCGAGGCGCAGGAGCGTGAGACTGAAGCTGTAGCGGCCGAGGAGCTCGAAGCTGCCACGGAGCCGGAGGCTGAGGAGCCCGAAGCGCCCGAGGCTGAGGCCGAAGCTGTAGAGCCCGAAACGGTCGAGGCAGAAGCCAAGGAACCCGAAGCTGCCACGGAGTCGGAGACCGAAGCTGTAGAGCCCGAAGCGCCCGAGGCTGAGGCCGAAGCCGAGGAGCCCGAAACGGTCGAGGCAGAAGCCGAGGAGCCTGAAGCGGAGCCGGAGGCTGAGGAGCCCGAAGCCGAGGCGGTCGAAGAGCCTCAGCGCGAAGAGCCCGCGGCTGCAGCTGAGGAGTCGGCGGAGCCCGAGCTTGAGGCCACGGAGCCGGAGTCGGCGGAGCCCGAGCTTGAAGCCACGGAGCCAGAGGCTGAGGAGCCCGAAGTCGAAGAGGCCGAGGTTGAAGAGCCGGAAGCCGAAGAACCCGAGGCAGAAACCGCCGCGGCCGAGACTGATGCCGGCGAAGCGGAAGAACCCGCCGAAGAAGCCGGGCAGAGCGAGCCGGGCGTCGACGTCAAATCCGAAGAACGTGCAGCTGAGAAGCCTGCAGCGTCGACACCGCCTGCCGGGGGCGACCGGGAAACTCGGCGCCGCTGGCCGCTCCGACGGCGGAGCCGGCGCTAGGGCCGCTGGCACGCTATCCGTTGAGGCTGGGGTACGCCCCGTTGTTCTGGCATGCTGAGAACCGTGACCGATCCGTCGTGGAGCGATGCCCCAGACTCAGGTGCACAACCGCCGCCTCCGCCGGGGTACCCATCGCCCTACCAGCCATACCCGGGAGCGCCGGGACCCGGTGTCGCCTACGACCCGGCCGCGCCCTTTGGCCGTCACCCGGTGACGGGCTTGCCGTATTCGGACAAATCGAAGACCGTTGCGGGTCTATTGCAGCTACTCAGCCTGGTCGGCATCGGCGGTATCGGCCGGTTCTACATCGGCGACGTCGGACTGGGTGTCGCGCAACTGCTCGTCGGCTTGCTCACCTGCGGGGTCGGTCTGATCTGGAGCATCATCGACGCCGTGCTGATACTGACCGACAAGGTCAATGACCCGCAGGGCCGCCCACTGCGCTATGGAACCTGACCAGTCCTCCCGCATGGGAGACCAGTGGCACGGTCACCGCCGCTATATCGCCGCCGGCACCGGGGTGCTGCTGGCCGGAGCGCTCGGTTATGTGGGCCTGGTCGACCCGCACAACGCGAATTCGGCCTACCCGCACTGCCCTTTCAAGTGGCTCACCGGCTGGAACTGTCCCTTCTGTGGCGGGCTTCGGATGACGCACGACCTGCTGCACGGCGACCTGGCGGCCAGCATCAACGACAACGTCTTTTTACTGGTCGGTCTGCCGCTGTTGGCCGGATGGCTGCTGATCCGGCGGCAACAGGGTCGGCGGTCGCCGCCGATTCCGGTGGTGATCACGCTCACTGTCACGGCGATCGCGTGGACGGTGCTGCGTAATTTGCCTGGCTTTCCGCTGGTTCCGACGATTCTGAGCGGATAGTCGTGTGGGCCGCGTGGCCGCCCATCTCCTGATTTCCCGACGGCTCAACGTGTGGCCACCCTCAAGTCACCCCGATAACCAACAGCGCGACTAAGGTAGTGAGGCGTGAGTAGACGCGGAAAGATCGTCTGCACCCTTGGCCCTGCAACCCAATCGGACGAACTGATTCTGGCGCTGGTCGAGGCTGGAATGGACGTCGCCCGAATGAACTTCAGTCACGGCGACTACGCGGATCACAAGGCCGCGTACGAGCGGGTGCGTGCCGCTTCGGACGCCACCGGGCGCGCCGTCGGTGTGCTCGCCGATCTGCAGGGCCCGAAGATCAGGCTCGGCCGCTTTGCCACGGGCTCCACCTACTGGGCCGACGGGGAAACGATCCGGATCACGGTCGAGGATTGCGATGGCACACACGACCGGGTATCGACCACCTACAAGAGGTTGGCCCAGGACGCCGTGCCTGGTGACCGGGTTCTGGTCGACGACGGCAACGTCGGGCTCGTCGTTGCAGGCATCGATGGCGACGACGTGATCTGCACCGTCACCGAGGGCGGCCCGGTCAGCAACAACAAGGGCATGTCACTGCCGGGGATGAACGTGACCGCACCGGCGTTGTCGGACAAGGACATTGACGACCTCACCTTCGCACTGGATCTCGGCGTCGACCTGGTCGCGTTGTCGTTCGTGCGCTCGCCGGCGGACGTCGAGCTGGTGCACGAGGTGATGGATCGGATCGGCCGGCGGGTGCCGGTGATCGCCAAGCTGGAGAAGCCGGAAGCCGTCGACAATCTCGAAGCGATCGTGCTGGCCTTCGACGCCATCATGGTGGCGCGTGGCGACCTGGGCGTCGAGCTGCCGCTGGAAGAGGTGCCGCTGGTGCAGAAGCGGGCCATCCAAATGGCCCGGGAGAACGCGAAGCCGGTCATCGTGGCGACTCAGATGCTCGAGTCGATGATCGAGAATTCGCGGCCGACCCGAGCGGAGGCCTCCGACGTCGCCAACGCCGTGCTCGACGGCGCCGATGCGGTGATGCTGTCCGGAGAAACGTCGGTCGGGAAGTATCCGCTGGCCGCGGTCCGGACGATGGCGCGAATCATTTGCGCGGTTGAGGACAATTCGACCGCCGCGCCCCCGTTGACACACGTGCCGCGCACCAAACGCGGCGTGATCTCCTATGCCGCCCGCGACATCGGCGAGCGGTTGGACGCCAAGGCGTTGGTCGCCTTCACCCAGTCCGGAGATACGGTGAAACGGCTGGCGCGGCTGCACACTCCGCTGCCCCTGCTCGCTTTCACCGCCTGGCCCGAAGTGCGCAGCCAGCTGGCCATGACCTGGGGCACCGAGACGTTCATCGTTCCGATCATGGAATCCACCGACGAGATGATCCGCCAGGCCGATAAGTCGCTGATCGAGCTGGGCCGTTACAAGCGGGGTGACCTGGTGGTGATCGTCGCCGGCGCTCCACCTGGCACAGTAGGGTCAACCAACCTGATCCACGTGCACCGGATCGGGGAGGACGACCTCTAACGCGAAGGAGAGCCCGTGCCGGCCGGCTTCGAGTCTGACGGAGAGCCGAATTCGGATTTCGAAGACCTGCTGGCGGTACTGGACCTCAATCGCGTCGGTGACGACCTCTTCCTCGGATCTCATCCGCGCAAGAACCCGATGCGGACCTTCGGTGGGCAGCTCATGGCGCAATCGTTCGTCGCGAGCAGCCGCACCCTGATCCGGGACGACCTGCCCCCCAGCGCCCTTTCGGTGCATTTCGTCAACGGTGGCGACACCGCCAAGGACATCGAATTTCACGTGTTCCGGTTACGCGACGAACGGCGCTTCGCCAACCGGCGCGTCGACGCGGTCCAGGACGGCGTGCTGTTGTCCTCGGCGATGATCACGTATATGTCCGGCGGCCGCGGCCTCGAGCACGCGGTGGAACCGCCGCCGGTGGCGCAACCTCACACGCAGCCGTCGATCAAAGAGCTGCTGCGTGGCTACGAGGAGAGGGTCCCGCACTTCGTCAACGCGCTGCAACCGATCGAATGGCGCTACACCAACGACCCGGCCTGGGTGATGCGGGACAAGGGGGAGCGGCTTTCCCATAACCGGGTCTGGATGAAGGCGCTGGGCACAGTGCCCGACGACCCGGTGCTGCACACCGCGACGATGGTGTATTCCTCGGACACCACGGTGTTGGACTCGGTCATCACCACGCACGGGCTGTCGTGGGGCTTCGATCGCATCTTTGCGGCGTCGGCCAATCATTCCGTGTGGTTTCACCGGCAGGTCGACTTCAACGACTGGGTGTTGTATTCGACATCGTCGCCGGTGGCCGCGGATTCGCGCGGGCTGGGCACCGGCCATTTCTTCGACGGCACCGGTCAAGTTGTCGCGACCGTGGTGCAAGAAGGCGTGCTGAAATACTTCCCGTCCGCGGGCCGATAACGGTTATCCAATAGTTACCGGACTCCCGTCCGATTTCGGTTCTGCGGAGCCGCAATTGAGCGTAGCTTCAAATGGGCCGGGTATTCGATGGGACAGGCGCCACTCCCATCGGGAGGTGAACTATGAAAGGCCCGTCGGCGGACCTCCTTCTAAAACTGCGCGCGCGCGAACGTGTTGTGGTTCACGTCGATTCGCTGGCAGCGCGCTGTACCGGTGCGGTAGCCCTGCTGTGCGCCGCGTGCTGGCTGGTCGCGATACTCGCCCATCATCGCTATCAGCCGCAAGGCCATTACACCGATCGGCTGGGCTGGTCCTTAACCGTGCTGGCCGCTGTGGCATTGATCGCCCGGGGCATTTTCCTGGGCCGTCCGGTCACGACGATGCATGCGGCAGCGGCCGCCTTGGCTGTAGTAGCGGGACTGGGCTGGCATGTGTTGGGGTTCAACCTATTTGGTAACCTGTTGATCGCGGGGTCGGGCCTGGTGTTGATGTGGCCGACGTCGTCGCATCCGCAATCCGAAGATCTGCCGTTGGTCTGGGCGTTGATCAACACCACCAGCGACGACCCGCTGGCCCCGTTTGCGATGCAAACGGGCAAGAGCTACCACTTCACCGCCGAGCGCACCGCGGCACTGGCCTACCGGACGCGGATGGGGTTCGCCGTGGTGGGCGGGGACCCGATCGGTGATGAAGCACAGTTCCCGGCATTGGTCGCCGATTTCGCCGCGATGTGTCATGCCCACGGCTGGCGCATCGCGGTGGTGGGCTGCAGCGAGCGCCGGCTCGAATTGTGGAGCGACCGAGCGACGCTCAGGCAATCGCTGCGGGCGGTGCCGATCGGCCGCGATGTCGTCGTCGACGTGTCCTGCTTCGACATGGTGGGGCGTAAATTCCGCAACCTACGCCAGGCGGTGCAGCGCACTCACAACGCCGGTATCACAACGGAGATCGTCGCGGAGCGGGGACTCGACGACAGGGTGCTGGCAGAATTGGCCGACGTGGTCCGCGCCTCGTCCAGCGGCGCCCACACCGATAGGGGGTTCTATATGAACCTCGATGGCGTGCTGGAGGGCCGATTCCCGGGCATCCAGTTGATTATCGCCAGGGACGCCGACGGGCAGGTCCAGGGATTTCATCGATACGCGACGGCCGGGCATGGCAGCGATATCACCCTCGACGTGCCGTGGCGTCGCCGCGGTGCGCCCAACGGGATCGACGAACGGCTCAGCGTTGACATGATCATGGCTGGTAAAAAGTCTGGGGCGAAACGGGTTTCGCTTTCCTTCGCGGCGTTCCCGGAGATCTTCGACGACGCGGATCCCAGCCGGCCGCAACGGGTGTTCTACCGGTTGATCCGTCTGCTGGATCCGTTGATCGCACTGGAGTCGTTGTACCGCTACGTGCACAAGTTTCACGCGCTGGCTGCCCGGCGCTACGCACTGATATCGCTGACGCAACTGGCCCCGCTCGTATTCGTTTTGCTGACATTGGAATTCACGCCGCGTCGACGCCACCTCTGAGCTTCGGTCTGCTCGTGTGTCTACCCCATCCGCAGTTCGGGACAGCGAACGGCCGTGGGCATGTGATGAGTGGCCACCACCACCGTCCGGCCGGCGCCGATCAAGCCGGAGGCCGGGGCCAGCAGATCCACCAGGATCCGTTCGGCGTCACCCGCGTCGAGGTGTTCGGTGGGCTCGTCGAGCAGCACGATCCGGGCCGGCGAGACCGTTGCCCGGGCCAGCAGCAGTCGCCTGCGCTGGCCCGCCGAGATCGCGTGCGCACCGCCGGTGAGCACGGTCGACAGGCCCTCGGGCAAGCTTGCGAGCCATTCGCCGAGCCCGACCGCGGCCAGTGCGTCGATCAGCTCATCGTCTGTGCAGTCTCCGCGCGCGACCAGCAGGTTGTCTCGGACCGTGGTGGCGAAGATATGGGCGTCCTCGGCGAAGAACCCGATCGCGCGGGGCAATTCATCTTCATCGAATTGGCCCAGGTCGGTTCCGTTCAGCGTCACCCGGCCGTGCAACGGCGCCAGCAAACCGGCAAGGGTCATCAGCAGCGTCGTCTTGCCGGAGCCGCTGGCGCCGGTGACGGCGAGCCGAGCGCCCGGCACGAGGTCGACACTGACCTGGTGCGCGGACGCCCGCGCGTGACCGGAGCACACCTCGGCCGTCAATCGGGAGGTGCCGGTCGGCAACGGTGCCCGCGTGGGGGATTCAGCCGTGTGGACGTCCGGAGCCAGGTCGAGCAGACGACGCGCGGCGATGCGTGAGCGCGTCAACTGGATGGCGGCCGCCGGCAGGGGAGTCATCGCCTCGAACGCGGACAGCGGCAACAACATCAGGACCGCCAGCGTGGTGGGGGCGACCGCGGGCGCCAGCCCGATCCCGGCCACGACTGCGCCGAGCACACTGGCGCCGATCGCGGCGGTGGGCATGGCCTCGGCCAGCGCGGCCGGTCTGGCGGCAGCGTCGAGCGCATCGCTCCAATTGAGTTGGCGGCGGTGTGATTCGGCGATGACTCCGGGCAGGGCACCGGCCACCCGAAGTTCGGGTGCGTGTTGGAGGGCGATCACTGCCGATGTGTCGCGCTCGGAATGGTGTTGGCGGGCAACCTCTTCCTGAGCACCCGCGGCTCTGCCGGCAAGCAGCGGAGCCGCAACACCGGTGACAAGCAGGCAGCTGGCCAACACCGTCCCGGCCGCCGGCGAAATAACCGTGACCGCAACGGTTGCCGCCACCGCCAACACCGCCGCGACACTCATCGGTATCAGGGCGCGCACCAGTACGTCGGCCAGTTCGTCGACATCAGCGCCGACCCGCGCCACCAGTTCACCGCCGGGCAACCGGGCGACCACCGCGGCCGGCCCGTGGGCCAGCCGGTGATAGATCTGCGCCCGGGCCACGCCGGCCGCACGCAGCGCGATGTTGTGCGTGGCCAGTCGCTCGCAATAGTGCAGCACGCCCCGCGCGATGGCGAACATGCGCACCGCGACGACCGCGACGGACAGGTCGAGGATGGGCGGCATCTGCCAGGCCCGCGTGATCAGCCACGCCGACACCCCGGCGAGGGCCAGCGCGCTGCCCAGCGACAGCACCCCCAGCGCGACGGCCGCCAGGATGCGGGGCAGCCGCGGGCGCAACAAGCTCGACGCGGCCAGAAGCGGATCAGACGTGAGCATGGTGCACCTCACGATCCGAGACGACCCCGACGACCTGGTCTGCGATTGCCACGACCGGCTGCCGGTGGCCGACGACCACGACGGTCGCCCCTGTCCGCGCCCGCTCGACGATCGCCCGCAGCACCCGTCGTTCGGTGCTTGCGTCCAGGTGGGCGGTGGGTTCATCGAGCAGCAGCACCGGAGCCGGCGTCCCCAACGCTCGGGCCAGACCCAGCCGTTGCCGCTGTCCCAGTGACAGTCCGACGCCATCGCGCCCCAGCGTCGTGTCCAGCCCGTCGGGTAGCTCGGCCAGCACCGCATCGAATCCGGCTGCGGCGCAGGCTAACCCAATGTCATCCACCTCGCCGAGCAACCTGAGGTTGTCACGCACCGTGCCAGGCACGAGTACCGGGCGTTGCGGCAGCCAGGACAATTGTCGCCACCACCCGGTCTGCTCCAGCTCGGTGAGATCGACCCCGTCGACAATGATTCGGCCGGATGACGGCACCGTGAGTCCGGCGATTGCCTGCAGCGTGGTGCTCTTGCCGGCGCCATTTCGACCCGTCAACACGGTCACGCGACCGGGCGGGATCACCGCGCTCAACTCGCGCGGTGAATTGCCATCTCGTCGGGCCACACTGAGGTTTTCCAGGCGGATCTCCGCGCCGCGCGCGGCTACCGCACGGGTGCGCACCGCCGCCACCCTGGGCTCGCCGATGAGTGCGAAAGCCCTGTCGGCCGCGGTTCTGCCGTCTTGAGCGGCATGGAATTCCACCCCGATACGGCGCAGCGGCCAGTACACATCCGGGGCCAGCAGCAGCACCGTCAACCCGGTGGTCAGACTCATCTCGCCGAACACCAAGCGCAGACCGATCCCGACCGCGATCAGCGCGACACCCAATGTGGCCAGCAACTCCAGCACTAATGCCGACAGAAATGCGATCCGCAGTGTCGCCATCGCCGAGCGCCGGTGGGCGGCAGCGAGTTCGGCGATGCGATGTTCCGGGCCAGAGGCACGGCCCAGCGCCCGCAGGGTGGGGATACCGGCAATCAGGTCCAGCAACCGGCCTTGCAGGGTGGTCATCGCGACCAGCGCGGCCGAGGATCGGTCCGCGGTTGCCAGCCCTATCAGCACCATGAAGATCGGTATCAGCGGCAGCGTGATCACCACGATCACCGTCGATTTGAGGTCATAGAGGGCGATCACCGCCACAGTCGCCGGTGTCAGGATCGCGGCCAGCAGCAAGGTGGGCAGGTAGCCGGTGAAATAGGGGCGCAAGCCGTCGAGGCCCCGGGTCACCACAATCGTCGCCGCGTCCCGCTGTGCGGCGAGTTCGTGGGGTTGCCGCGCGGTTACCGTCGCCAGCACCTGACCGTTGAGATCGGCGATCACCGCGCTGGCACCACGTTGACCCAGTCGTGCCTGTATCCAGTGAGTCAGTGTGCGGACAATCCACAGCGCCGACAGCACGGAGAGTGGCCCCAGCCAGCTGCGCAGACTACGGGCGGAGGGATCGGTGATGACCCGTGCGACGATGCCGGCCAGCACGATTGCCGAGCCGATCGCGCATCCGGAGATCACCACCCCGCAACTCACCGTGGCGCGCAGGTAGCGACGCAAGGCGGGCGAGGTCCGCCACAGTCGCGGGTCCAGGGGCGCGCGGGAATTGCGTGTGTTCAGGACGGACGCCTAGTCAGACCGATTGACGGCGGGATCCGCTCGGCCGAGATCCGTTGCCGGAATACCCAATACGTCCATGCTTGGTACACGACGGTCAGCGGGGCGAAGAAAGCGGTCACCCATGTCATGATTTTGAGTGTGTACGGGGTCGACGACGCGTTGTAGATCGTCAGGCTCCACTGCTTGTTCAGCGTTGAGGGAACCAAATCGGGGTACAGCACGCCGAACAGCAGAATCACCACTGCCGCAACGACCAGCGCTGTGCATGCGAACGCCCAGCCGTCGGACGCGCGGCGCCACACCGCCGCCACGGCGGCGAGCTGCGCGACGACCGCCACTGCCAACACCAACCAGGTCCAGTTCTTGCCGTGCGCCAGCTGCGTCCAAAGCCCAAAGACCGCAACCAGTCCGGTGACCGGAATCGACAGCTGCTTCGCGAAGCGGTGCGCGTCGTCGCGGATCGCGCCGGAGGTCTTCAACGCAACGAACACCGCGCCGTAGAACAGAAACAGCCCGGCAGTGGCCAATCCACCCAGCAACGTGTATGCGTTGAGCACATCGCCGATGGACAGGTGAATGTGACCATTGGCATCCACCGGCAGGCCGCGCACCAGGATGGCGAACGCCACACCCCACAGCACCGCAGGCAACCAGGACCCGGCCGCAATACCGAAATCGGCCAGGGCGCGCCATTTTGTGTCGTCGATCTTGCCGCGCCATTCGATGGCCACGACGCGCACGATCATGCCGAACAGGATCGCGAGCAGCGGAAGGTACAGCGTCGAGAACACCGTTGCATACCAGCCGGGAAACGCGGCGAACATGCCGGCGCCGGCGGTGATCAGCCAGACTTCGTTGCCGTCCCACACCGGGCCGATGGTGTTCAGCGCTGCGCGCCGGTGGTTCTCCGGATCACCTCTGCCGATGCGGCCGAACGGCTCCATCAGCATGCCCACCCCGAAGTCGAACCCTTCCAGGATGAAGAAGCCCAGGAACAGCACGGCGATGATGCCGAACCACAACTCTTGCAACGCCATTGGTTAACTCCTTCCCGGGCGGCGTGTCAGTAGGCGAACGATAGCGGGGCCACCTCGCCGTCGCCGGGTGCTTTCGGCGGTGCGGGTTCCGCGTCGTGTTCTAACGGGCCCTCGCTGATGTAGCGCTTCAGCAGGAAGAACCAGATCACCGCGAGCACCGCGTAGACCAAGGTGAACGTCACCAGCGAGGTAACGACCATACCGGACGCGTGATCGGACACACCTTGGCTGACCGTCAGGCGAACCTGTTGATCGCCGGTCGGATTCGGCGCGACAAGCCAGGGCTGCCGTCCCATTTCGGTGAACACCCATCCAGCGCTGTTGGCCAGGAACGGGGTGGGAATGGTGAGCAACGCGAACCAGGAGAACCACGGTTGGGTGGGGGTGCGGCCACCACGGGT
The DNA window shown above is from Mycobacterium sp. Aquia_216 and carries:
- the cydC gene encoding thiol reductant ABC exporter subunit CydC, whose protein sequence is MLTSDPLLAASSLLRPRLPRILAAVALGVLSLGSALALAGVSAWLITRAWQMPPILDLSVAVVAVRMFAIARGVLHYCERLATHNIALRAAGVARAQIYHRLAHGPAAVVARLPGGELVARVGADVDELADVLVRALIPMSVAAVLAVAATVAVTVISPAAGTVLASCLLVTGVAAPLLAGRAAGAQEEVARQHHSERDTSAVIALQHAPELRVAGALPGVIAESHRRQLNWSDALDAAARPAALAEAMPTAAIGASVLGAVVAGIGLAPAVAPTTLAVLMLLPLSAFEAMTPLPAAAIQLTRSRIAARRLLDLAPDVHTAESPTRAPLPTGTSRLTAEVCSGHARASAHQVSVDLVPGARLAVTGASGSGKTTLLMTLAGLLAPLHGRVTLNGTDLGQFDEDELPRAIGFFAEDAHIFATTVRDNLLVARGDCTDDELIDALAAVGLGEWLASLPEGLSTVLTGGAHAISAGQRRRLLLARATVSPARIVLLDEPTEHLDAGDAERILVDLLAPASGLIGAGRTVVVATHHMPTAVRCPELRMG
- a CDS encoding TM2 domain-containing protein; protein product: MLRTVTDPSWSDAPDSGAQPPPPPGYPSPYQPYPGAPGPGVAYDPAAPFGRHPVTGLPYSDKSKTVAGLLQLLSLVGIGGIGRFYIGDVGLGVAQLLVGLLTCGVGLIWSIIDAVLILTDKVNDPQGRPLRYGT
- the pyk gene encoding pyruvate kinase produces the protein MSRRGKIVCTLGPATQSDELILALVEAGMDVARMNFSHGDYADHKAAYERVRAASDATGRAVGVLADLQGPKIRLGRFATGSTYWADGETIRITVEDCDGTHDRVSTTYKRLAQDAVPGDRVLVDDGNVGLVVAGIDGDDVICTVTEGGPVSNNKGMSLPGMNVTAPALSDKDIDDLTFALDLGVDLVALSFVRSPADVELVHEVMDRIGRRVPVIAKLEKPEAVDNLEAIVLAFDAIMVARGDLGVELPLEEVPLVQKRAIQMARENAKPVIVATQMLESMIENSRPTRAEASDVANAVLDGADAVMLSGETSVGKYPLAAVRTMARIICAVEDNSTAAPPLTHVPRTKRGVISYAARDIGERLDAKALVAFTQSGDTVKRLARLHTPLPLLAFTAWPEVRSQLAMTWGTETFIVPIMESTDEMIRQADKSLIELGRYKRGDLVVIVAGAPPGTVGSTNLIHVHRIGEDDL
- the cydD gene encoding thiol reductant ABC exporter subunit CydD → MSCGVVISGCAIGSAIVLAGIVARVITDPSARSLRSWLGPLSVLSALWIVRTLTHWIQARLGQRGASAVIADLNGQVLATVTARQPHELAAQRDAATIVVTRGLDGLRPYFTGYLPTLLLAAILTPATVAVIALYDLKSTVIVVITLPLIPIFMVLIGLATADRSSAALVAMTTLQGRLLDLIAGIPTLRALGRASGPEHRIAELAAAHRRSAMATLRIAFLSALVLELLATLGVALIAVGIGLRLVFGEMSLTTGLTVLLLAPDVYWPLRRIGVEFHAAQDGRTAADRAFALIGEPRVAAVRTRAVAARGAEIRLENLSVARRDGNSPRELSAVIPPGRVTVLTGRNGAGKSTTLQAIAGLTVPSSGRIIVDGVDLTELEQTGWWRQLSWLPQRPVLVPGTVRDNLRLLGEVDDIGLACAAAGFDAVLAELPDGLDTTLGRDGVGLSLGQRQRLGLARALGTPAPVLLLDEPTAHLDASTERRVLRAIVERARTGATVVVVGHRQPVVAIADQVVGVVSDREVHHAHV
- a CDS encoding acyl-CoA thioesterase II, with translation MPAGFESDGEPNSDFEDLLAVLDLNRVGDDLFLGSHPRKNPMRTFGGQLMAQSFVASSRTLIRDDLPPSALSVHFVNGGDTAKDIEFHVFRLRDERRFANRRVDAVQDGVLLSSAMITYMSGGRGLEHAVEPPPVAQPHTQPSIKELLRGYEERVPHFVNALQPIEWRYTNDPAWVMRDKGERLSHNRVWMKALGTVPDDPVLHTATMVYSSDTTVLDSVITTHGLSWGFDRIFAASANHSVWFHRQVDFNDWVLYSTSSPVAADSRGLGTGHFFDGTGQVVATVVQEGVLKYFPSAGR
- a CDS encoding bifunctional lysylphosphatidylglycerol flippase/synthetase MprF, whose product is MKGPSADLLLKLRARERVVVHVDSLAARCTGAVALLCAACWLVAILAHHRYQPQGHYTDRLGWSLTVLAAVALIARGIFLGRPVTTMHAAAAALAVVAGLGWHVLGFNLFGNLLIAGSGLVLMWPTSSHPQSEDLPLVWALINTTSDDPLAPFAMQTGKSYHFTAERTAALAYRTRMGFAVVGGDPIGDEAQFPALVADFAAMCHAHGWRIAVVGCSERRLELWSDRATLRQSLRAVPIGRDVVVDVSCFDMVGRKFRNLRQAVQRTHNAGITTEIVAERGLDDRVLAELADVVRASSSGAHTDRGFYMNLDGVLEGRFPGIQLIIARDADGQVQGFHRYATAGHGSDITLDVPWRRRGAPNGIDERLSVDMIMAGKKSGAKRVSLSFAAFPEIFDDADPSRPQRVFYRLIRLLDPLIALESLYRYVHKFHALAARRYALISLTQLAPLVFVLLTLEFTPRRRHL
- the cydB gene encoding cytochrome d ubiquinol oxidase subunit II produces the protein MALQELWFGIIAVLFLGFFILEGFDFGVGMLMEPFGRIGRGDPENHRRAALNTIGPVWDGNEVWLITAGAGMFAAFPGWYATVFSTLYLPLLAILFGMIVRVVAIEWRGKIDDTKWRALADFGIAAGSWLPAVLWGVAFAILVRGLPVDANGHIHLSIGDVLNAYTLLGGLATAGLFLFYGAVFVALKTSGAIRDDAHRFAKQLSIPVTGLVAVFGLWTQLAHGKNWTWLVLAVAVVAQLAAVAAVWRRASDGWAFACTALVVAAVVILLFGVLYPDLVPSTLNKQWSLTIYNASSTPYTLKIMTWVTAFFAPLTVVYQAWTYWVFRQRISAERIPPSIGLTRRPS
- a CDS encoding DUF2752 domain-containing protein, with the translated sequence MGDQWHGHRRYIAAGTGVLLAGALGYVGLVDPHNANSAYPHCPFKWLTGWNCPFCGGLRMTHDLLHGDLAASINDNVFLLVGLPLLAGWLLIRRQQGRRSPPIPVVITLTVTAIAWTVLRNLPGFPLVPTILSG